In a single window of the Cucumis melo cultivar AY chromosome 11, USDA_Cmelo_AY_1.0, whole genome shotgun sequence genome:
- the LOC103497947 gene encoding protein HIRA isoform X1: MIAEKPSWVRHEGMQIFSIDVQPGGLRFATGGGDHKVRIWNVKSVGRSLEDDDSNQRLLATLRDHFGSVNCVRWAKHGRYVASGSDDQTILVHEKKPGSGTTEFGSGEPPDVENWKVAMTLRGHTADVVDLNWSPDDSTLASGSLDNTVHIWNMSNGICTAVLRGHSSLVKGVAWDPIGSFIASQSDDKTVIIWRTSDWSLAHRTDGHWTKSLGSTFFRRLGWSPCGHFITTTHGFQKPRHSAPVLERGEWSATFDFLGHNAPVIVVKFNHSMFRRNLTNANEMKAVPVGWTNGGSKIGGKESPSYNVIAIGSQDRTITVWTTASPRPLFVAKHFFTQSVVDLSWSPDGYSLFACSLDGSVATFHFEVKEIGQRLPDAELDEIKRSRYGDVRGRQVNLAETPAQLMLEAASLRQVSSKKVVPETQQNQTPAKPSIDARDGTKILEPQVDDSKKTGGASGDSLNKVSSAPPKISSPVKQREYRRPDGRKRIIPEAVGVPVQQENKSGGIQSSNAVDFPSLSSDQKKDNNGVAAPECVRENFVRGAPSKHTDSKERTGVTARTTITDSLVIEKVPLSEGKDENIIIDHPGNLKTSSSLATCSSVLSIRVFDKKEGEYNEPICLEARPKEHAANDIIGAGNTSMLKETVISCTKGSRILWSDRVSGKVTVLAGNANFWAVGCEDGYLQVYTKCGRRSMPTMMMGSAATFIDCDDCWKLLLVTRKGSLYVWDLFNRSCLLHDSLASLIPLNPNSSTKDSGTIKVISAKLSKSGSPLVVLATRHAFLFDMSLMCWLRVADDCFPASNFSSSWNLGSIQSGELAALQVDIRKYLARKPGWSRVTDDGMQTRAHLETQMASALALKSPNEYRQWLLSYIRFLAREADESRLREVCESLLGPPTGMAGDALADTKNQAWDPCVLGMRKHKLLREDILPAMASNRKVQRLLNEFMDLLSEYENNENNIDPKASLPAASSLQEPDHEHSAPQQADKMETDATLPQLKDSSELEIDQTSFAPPVAPVDLGQPVKNLINLASEAKN; this comes from the exons ATGATTGCAGAGAAACCCAGTTGGGTTAGGCATGAGGGCATGCAAATTTTCTCGATTGATGTCCAACCTGGTGGACTGAGATTCGCTACTGGAGGAGGTGACCACAAG GTTCGGATATGGAATGTGAAATCTGTGGGTAGGAGCTTAGAAGACGATGATTCAAATCAGAGGCTTCTTGCAACTCTTCGTGATCACTTCGGGTCAGTTAATTGTGTTAGATGGGCTAAGCACGGTCGTTATGTGGCATCTGGGTCTGATGATCAAACCATCCTTGTTCATGAGAAGAAACCTGGTTCAGGGACCACTGAATTTGGAAGTGGGGAGCCCCCAGATGTTGAGAATTGGAAAGTCGCTATGACTTTGAGGGGGCACACAGCTGATGTG GTGGATCTTAACTGGTCTCCAGATGACTCAACATTAGCAAGTGGGAGTCTTGATAACACAGTTCACATATGGAATATGAGCAATGGTATTTGTACAGCTGTTTTAAGGGGCCACTCTAGCCTTGTGAAAGGAGTTGCCTGGGATCCCATAGGCTCTTTTATAGCCAGTCAATCGGATGACAAGACAGTTATTATATGGCGAACAAGTGACTGGAGCCTTGCTCACCGAACTGATGGCCACTGGACAAAATCT CTTGGTTCTACATTTTTCCGGCGGTTAGGCTGGTCACCTTGTGGACATTTCATCACTACAACTCATGGTTTTCAGAAGCCCAGGCATTCTGCACCAGTCTTGGAGAGAGGGGAATGGTCTGCCACATTTGATTTCTTAGGACACAACGCTCCTGTTATTGTTGTGAAATTCAACCATTCTATGTTTCGGAGGAATCTAACTAATGCTAATGAGATGAAGGCTGTTCCTGTTGGGTGGACAAATGGAGGCTCGAAAATTGGAGGCAAAGAATCCCCATCTTATAATGTGATTGCAATTGGTAGCCAGGACCGCACTATAACTGTTTGGACAACAGCAAGTCCTCGCCCTCTTTTTGTTGCCAAACATTTCTTTACTCAAAGCGTTGTTGATTTATCTTG GAGTCCTGATGGATATTCACTCTTTGCATGTTCCTTGGATGGATCGGTGGCAACTTTCCATTTTGAGGTTAAAGAAATTGGACAGAGGTTACCTGATGCTGAACTTGACGAGATTAAGAGAAGTCGTTATGGTGATGTTAGAGGTCGGCAAGTGAATTTAGCTGAAACTCCTGCTCAACTGATGCTTGAAGCAGCTTCATTAAGGCAAGTCTCAAGCAAGAAAGTGGTTCCAGAAACTCAACAAAACCAGACACCGGCAAAACCTTCAATAGATGCGAGGGATGGCACCAAGATTTTGGAACCCCAAGTTGATGATTCAAAGAAGACTGGCGGAGCTAGTGGGGATAGTTTAAATAAGGTTTCGTCAGCTCCCCCGAAGATATCTAGTCCTGTGAAGCAAAGAGAATATAGAAGACCTGATGGAAGAAAGAGAATTATTCCAGAAGCAGTTGGAGTGCCCGTTCAGCAAGAAAATAAGTCTGGTGGGATTCAGAGTAGCAATGCAGTTGATTTCCCTTCTCTGTCATCGGACCAAAAAAAGGATAATAATGGTGTGGCTGCACCTGAATGTGTAAGGGAAAATTTTGTGAGGGGAGCACCTAGCAAACATACTGATTCAAAGGAGCGTACCGGGGTCACAGCTCGAACAACAATCACTGATAGTTTAGTCATTGAGAAGGTTCCACTCTCTGAAGGTAAGGATGAAAATATCATAATTGATCATCCTGGGAATTTAAAGACGTCTAGTTCGTTGGCTACTTGTAGTTCTGTACTGTCAATTAGGGTGTTCGATAAGAAAGAAGGGGAATATAATGAACCAATATGCTTGGAAGCTCGACCAAAAGAACATGCTGCTAATGATATTATTGGGGCTGGAAACACATCAATGTTAAAAGAAACGGTTATTTCTTGTACTAAGGGATCTAGAATTCTGTGGTCTGATAGAGTCTCCGGGAAAGTCACCGTTTTGGCTGGAAATGCAAATTTTTGGGCGGTAGGGTGTGAAGATGGATACCTACAG GTTTATACTAAGTGTGGTAGACGTTCTATGCCAACTATGATGATGGGATCTGCTGCCACGTTTATCGATTGTGATGATTGTTGGAAATTGTTGCTGGTGACAAGgaaaggttccttgtatgtatGGGATCTGTTTAACCGCAGTTGTCTCCTTCATGACTCGCTGGCATCACTAATTCCTTTGAACCCTAATTCATCCACGAAAGATTCTG GCACAATTAAAGTTATATCTGCCAAGCTGTCAAAATCTGGTTCTCCACTGGTTGTTTTGGCCACTCGCCATGCTTTTCTTTTTGATATGAGCCTTATGTGTTGGCTGAGAGTAGCAGACGACTGTTTTCCTGCATCAAATTTTTCCAGCTCTTGGAACTTGGGGTCAATCCAGAGCGGAGAGCTTGCAGCACTGCAGGTTGATATCAGGAAATATTTGGCTAGAAAGCCAGGTTGGAGCAG GGTCACCGATGATGGGATGCAGACACGTGCTCACCTAGAGACTCAGATGGCATCTGCGCTGGCATTGAAGTCACCTAATGAGTATCGCCAATGGCTTCTATCATATATACGCTTCTTGGCAAG AGAAGCAGATGAATCTCGGCTACGTGAGGTTTGTGAGAGTTTACTTGGACCACCAACTGGGATGGCTGGAGATGCGTTGGCGGATACAAAGAATCAAGCCTGGGATCCTTGCGTGCTT GGAATGAGAAAGCACAAACTTCTAAGAGAAGATATACTTCCTGCCATGGCATCAAATAGAAAAGTCCAGCGACTACTTAATGAATTCATGGATCTCCTCTCCGAGTACGAAAACAATGAAAATAACATTGATCCAAAAGCTTCCCTCCCGGCAGCATCAAGCCTTCAGGAACCAGATCATGAGCACTCTGCTCCACAGCAAGCTGATAAAATGGAAACTGACGCTACACTTCCTCAACTAAAGGATTCCTCCGAGTTGGAAATTGATCAAACAAGTTTTGCTCCACCTGTAGCCCCGGTTGATCTGGGCCAGCCAGTAAAGAATCTAATTAACTTAGCCTCAGAAGCGAAAAACTGA
- the LOC103497947 gene encoding protein HIRA isoform X2, which produces MSNGICTAVLRGHSSLVKGVAWDPIGSFIASQSDDKTVIIWRTSDWSLAHRTDGHWTKSLGSTFFRRLGWSPCGHFITTTHGFQKPRHSAPVLERGEWSATFDFLGHNAPVIVVKFNHSMFRRNLTNANEMKAVPVGWTNGGSKIGGKESPSYNVIAIGSQDRTITVWTTASPRPLFVAKHFFTQSVVDLSWSPDGYSLFACSLDGSVATFHFEVKEIGQRLPDAELDEIKRSRYGDVRGRQVNLAETPAQLMLEAASLRQVSSKKVVPETQQNQTPAKPSIDARDGTKILEPQVDDSKKTGGASGDSLNKVSSAPPKISSPVKQREYRRPDGRKRIIPEAVGVPVQQENKSGGIQSSNAVDFPSLSSDQKKDNNGVAAPECVRENFVRGAPSKHTDSKERTGVTARTTITDSLVIEKVPLSEGKDENIIIDHPGNLKTSSSLATCSSVLSIRVFDKKEGEYNEPICLEARPKEHAANDIIGAGNTSMLKETVISCTKGSRILWSDRVSGKVTVLAGNANFWAVGCEDGYLQVYTKCGRRSMPTMMMGSAATFIDCDDCWKLLLVTRKGSLYVWDLFNRSCLLHDSLASLIPLNPNSSTKDSGTIKVISAKLSKSGSPLVVLATRHAFLFDMSLMCWLRVADDCFPASNFSSSWNLGSIQSGELAALQVDIRKYLARKPGWSRVTDDGMQTRAHLETQMASALALKSPNEYRQWLLSYIRFLAREADESRLREVCESLLGPPTGMAGDALADTKNQAWDPCVLGMRKHKLLREDILPAMASNRKVQRLLNEFMDLLSEYENNENNIDPKASLPAASSLQEPDHEHSAPQQADKMETDATLPQLKDSSELEIDQTSFAPPVAPVDLGQPVKNLINLASEAKN; this is translated from the exons ATGAGCAATGGTATTTGTACAGCTGTTTTAAGGGGCCACTCTAGCCTTGTGAAAGGAGTTGCCTGGGATCCCATAGGCTCTTTTATAGCCAGTCAATCGGATGACAAGACAGTTATTATATGGCGAACAAGTGACTGGAGCCTTGCTCACCGAACTGATGGCCACTGGACAAAATCT CTTGGTTCTACATTTTTCCGGCGGTTAGGCTGGTCACCTTGTGGACATTTCATCACTACAACTCATGGTTTTCAGAAGCCCAGGCATTCTGCACCAGTCTTGGAGAGAGGGGAATGGTCTGCCACATTTGATTTCTTAGGACACAACGCTCCTGTTATTGTTGTGAAATTCAACCATTCTATGTTTCGGAGGAATCTAACTAATGCTAATGAGATGAAGGCTGTTCCTGTTGGGTGGACAAATGGAGGCTCGAAAATTGGAGGCAAAGAATCCCCATCTTATAATGTGATTGCAATTGGTAGCCAGGACCGCACTATAACTGTTTGGACAACAGCAAGTCCTCGCCCTCTTTTTGTTGCCAAACATTTCTTTACTCAAAGCGTTGTTGATTTATCTTG GAGTCCTGATGGATATTCACTCTTTGCATGTTCCTTGGATGGATCGGTGGCAACTTTCCATTTTGAGGTTAAAGAAATTGGACAGAGGTTACCTGATGCTGAACTTGACGAGATTAAGAGAAGTCGTTATGGTGATGTTAGAGGTCGGCAAGTGAATTTAGCTGAAACTCCTGCTCAACTGATGCTTGAAGCAGCTTCATTAAGGCAAGTCTCAAGCAAGAAAGTGGTTCCAGAAACTCAACAAAACCAGACACCGGCAAAACCTTCAATAGATGCGAGGGATGGCACCAAGATTTTGGAACCCCAAGTTGATGATTCAAAGAAGACTGGCGGAGCTAGTGGGGATAGTTTAAATAAGGTTTCGTCAGCTCCCCCGAAGATATCTAGTCCTGTGAAGCAAAGAGAATATAGAAGACCTGATGGAAGAAAGAGAATTATTCCAGAAGCAGTTGGAGTGCCCGTTCAGCAAGAAAATAAGTCTGGTGGGATTCAGAGTAGCAATGCAGTTGATTTCCCTTCTCTGTCATCGGACCAAAAAAAGGATAATAATGGTGTGGCTGCACCTGAATGTGTAAGGGAAAATTTTGTGAGGGGAGCACCTAGCAAACATACTGATTCAAAGGAGCGTACCGGGGTCACAGCTCGAACAACAATCACTGATAGTTTAGTCATTGAGAAGGTTCCACTCTCTGAAGGTAAGGATGAAAATATCATAATTGATCATCCTGGGAATTTAAAGACGTCTAGTTCGTTGGCTACTTGTAGTTCTGTACTGTCAATTAGGGTGTTCGATAAGAAAGAAGGGGAATATAATGAACCAATATGCTTGGAAGCTCGACCAAAAGAACATGCTGCTAATGATATTATTGGGGCTGGAAACACATCAATGTTAAAAGAAACGGTTATTTCTTGTACTAAGGGATCTAGAATTCTGTGGTCTGATAGAGTCTCCGGGAAAGTCACCGTTTTGGCTGGAAATGCAAATTTTTGGGCGGTAGGGTGTGAAGATGGATACCTACAG GTTTATACTAAGTGTGGTAGACGTTCTATGCCAACTATGATGATGGGATCTGCTGCCACGTTTATCGATTGTGATGATTGTTGGAAATTGTTGCTGGTGACAAGgaaaggttccttgtatgtatGGGATCTGTTTAACCGCAGTTGTCTCCTTCATGACTCGCTGGCATCACTAATTCCTTTGAACCCTAATTCATCCACGAAAGATTCTG GCACAATTAAAGTTATATCTGCCAAGCTGTCAAAATCTGGTTCTCCACTGGTTGTTTTGGCCACTCGCCATGCTTTTCTTTTTGATATGAGCCTTATGTGTTGGCTGAGAGTAGCAGACGACTGTTTTCCTGCATCAAATTTTTCCAGCTCTTGGAACTTGGGGTCAATCCAGAGCGGAGAGCTTGCAGCACTGCAGGTTGATATCAGGAAATATTTGGCTAGAAAGCCAGGTTGGAGCAG GGTCACCGATGATGGGATGCAGACACGTGCTCACCTAGAGACTCAGATGGCATCTGCGCTGGCATTGAAGTCACCTAATGAGTATCGCCAATGGCTTCTATCATATATACGCTTCTTGGCAAG AGAAGCAGATGAATCTCGGCTACGTGAGGTTTGTGAGAGTTTACTTGGACCACCAACTGGGATGGCTGGAGATGCGTTGGCGGATACAAAGAATCAAGCCTGGGATCCTTGCGTGCTT GGAATGAGAAAGCACAAACTTCTAAGAGAAGATATACTTCCTGCCATGGCATCAAATAGAAAAGTCCAGCGACTACTTAATGAATTCATGGATCTCCTCTCCGAGTACGAAAACAATGAAAATAACATTGATCCAAAAGCTTCCCTCCCGGCAGCATCAAGCCTTCAGGAACCAGATCATGAGCACTCTGCTCCACAGCAAGCTGATAAAATGGAAACTGACGCTACACTTCCTCAACTAAAGGATTCCTCCGAGTTGGAAATTGATCAAACAAGTTTTGCTCCACCTGTAGCCCCGGTTGATCTGGGCCAGCCAGTAAAGAATCTAATTAACTTAGCCTCAGAAGCGAAAAACTGA
- the LOC103497946 gene encoding 60S ribosomal protein L10a: MSKLQSDALREAISSIFADSGEKKRKFTETIELQIGLKNYDPQKDKRFSGSVKLPHIPRPKMKICMLGDASHVEEAEKIGLDYMDVEGLKKLNKNKKLVKKLAKKYHAFLASEAIIKQIPRLLGPGLNKAGKFPTLVTHQESLESKVNETKAMVKFQLKKVLCMGVAVGNIAMEEKQVFQNVQMSVNFLVSLLKKNWQNVRCLYLKSTMGKAYRVF, from the exons ATGAG CAAACTTCAGAGTGATGCGTTGAGAGAAGCCATTTCATCTATCTTTGCTGATAGCGGTGAAAAGAAGCGCAAATTCACTGAGACCATTGAACTTCAGATTGGACTGAAGAACTATGATCCACAAAAGGACAAGCGTTTCAGTGGTTCAGTGAAGTTGCCCCATATCCCTCGCCCTAAGATGAAGATCTGCATGCTTGGAGATGCTTCACACGTTGAAGAG GCAGAGAAGATTGGTTTGGATTATATGGATGTTGAAGGTCTGAAGAAGCTAAACAAAAACAAGAAGTTGGTGAAGAAACTTGCCAAGAAATACCATGCCTTTTTAGCATCTGAAGCTATTATCAAGCAAATTCCCCGTCTTCTGGGCCCTGGGCTCAACAAGGCAG GAAAGTTCCCTACCCTGGTCACTCACCAAGAATCTCTTGAATCTAAAGTAAATGAGACTAAGGCAATGGTTAAGTTCCAATTGAAGAAGGTTCTTTGTATGGGTGTTGCCGTTGGCAATATTGCCATGGAAGAGAAGCAAGTTTTTCAGAACGTTCAAATGAGCGTCAATTTCCTTGTTTCTTTGTTGAAAAAGAATTGGCAAAAT GTGAGGTGCTTGTACCTGAAGAGTACAATGGGGAAGGCATATCGAGTCTTCTGA